A part of Candidatus Methylacidiphilales bacterium genomic DNA contains:
- the tyrS gene encoding tyrosine--tRNA ligase produces MASSVQEQLELLVSGLSEIHSRPELEAKLKLGRKLRVKFGVDPTSPDIHLGHTVPLLKLRQFQDLGHTAVLIIGDFTARIGDPTGRNTTRPVLSMEQIRENAKTYEAQAFHVLDRDKTEVVWNGTWFDKMSLMESLQLLRRKTIAQMLQRRDFKERMADGVDVMMHEIQYPILQGWDSVMIKADVELGGSDQLFNLLTGRDLQEQEGQPPQVVMTLPILEGTDGAEKMSKSLGNYIGVTEPPADIFGKVMSISDELMTRWYPILLGRQQNPAAHPMEAKKQLAEAITARFHSADAGRAARADFELKFSKKDLNAADLPEATPSENPIGILKLLQELKATPSGAEARRLVQQGAVKIDGEKIGDVQARITVKSGAVLQAGKKFFVRLKA; encoded by the coding sequence ATGGCAAGTTCGGTACAGGAACAGTTGGAACTTCTCGTTTCCGGTCTGAGTGAAATTCATTCCCGACCGGAACTGGAGGCCAAGTTGAAATTGGGGCGCAAGCTCCGGGTCAAGTTCGGTGTGGACCCCACTTCGCCCGATATCCATCTGGGCCATACCGTGCCTTTGCTCAAGCTCCGCCAGTTCCAGGACCTCGGCCACACCGCTGTCCTCATCATCGGCGATTTCACCGCACGCATCGGCGACCCCACCGGACGAAACACGACCCGCCCCGTGCTTTCCATGGAGCAAATCCGCGAAAATGCCAAGACCTATGAGGCGCAGGCGTTCCATGTCCTGGATCGAGACAAAACCGAGGTGGTTTGGAACGGCACGTGGTTCGACAAGATGTCGCTCATGGAATCGCTGCAGCTTCTGCGCCGGAAAACAATCGCGCAAATGCTGCAACGCCGCGACTTCAAGGAACGCATGGCCGATGGCGTGGATGTGATGATGCATGAAATCCAATATCCCATCCTGCAAGGCTGGGATTCCGTCATGATCAAGGCCGATGTGGAGCTTGGTGGCAGCGATCAGTTATTCAATCTTTTGACCGGACGCGACCTGCAGGAGCAGGAAGGCCAGCCTCCCCAGGTTGTCATGACGCTTCCAATCCTCGAAGGCACAGACGGCGCGGAAAAAATGAGCAAATCCCTCGGGAACTACATCGGCGTTACGGAACCTCCGGCTGACATCTTTGGAAAAGTCATGAGTATCAGTGATGAGCTGATGACCCGTTGGTATCCGATTTTGCTGGGACGGCAACAGAACCCCGCCGCGCATCCCATGGAAGCCAAAAAGCAGCTCGCGGAGGCGATCACCGCGCGTTTTCACAGCGCCGACGCCGGGCGCGCCGCGCGGGCCGATTTTGAGCTGAAATTTTCAAAGAAGGATTTGAACGCGGCGGACCTGCCGGAAGCAACGCCGAGCGAGAATCCGATCGGCATCCTGAAACTGCTCCAGGAACTCAAGGCCACCCCGAGCGGCGCAGAGGCGCGTAGGCTGGTGCAGCAAGGCGCGGTCAAGATCGATGGCGAAAAGATCGGGGATGTCCAGGCACGAATCACGGTGAAAAGCGGAGCCGTCCTCCAGGCGGGCAAAAAGTTTTTCGTCCGGCTCAAGGCATGA